The Hymenobacter sp. 5317J-9 genome has a window encoding:
- a CDS encoding NADH-quinone oxidoreductase subunit I yields the protein MESLSKRAKVLEKKPMTFAERAYLPAIFQGLTITMRHFFRAATKKQVTVRYPDETRPFSPVFRGLHVLKRDEAGRERCTACGLCAVACPAEAITMVAGERKKGEENLYREEKYAVSYEINMLRCIFCGLCEEACPKAAVYLQADKMAPPRFERDEFIYGKDRLVEPVTPDNRSKRGIQLTPEQADKLRAQMQTV from the coding sequence ATGGAATCCTTAAGCAAACGCGCCAAAGTTCTCGAAAAGAAGCCCATGACTTTTGCCGAGCGGGCCTACCTGCCGGCCATTTTTCAGGGCCTGACCATCACGATGCGGCACTTTTTCCGGGCCGCGACCAAGAAGCAGGTTACCGTCCGCTACCCCGACGAGACCCGCCCCTTCTCCCCCGTGTTCCGCGGCCTGCACGTGCTCAAGCGCGACGAAGCCGGCCGGGAGCGCTGCACCGCCTGCGGTCTCTGCGCCGTGGCCTGCCCCGCCGAAGCCATTACGATGGTGGCCGGCGAGCGCAAGAAGGGCGAGGAAAACCTCTACCGCGAGGAGAAGTACGCCGTGAGCTACGAAATCAACATGCTGCGTTGCATCTTCTGCGGCCTGTGCGAAGAAGCCTGCCCGAAAGCCGCCGTGTACCTGCAAGCCGACAAAATGGCCCCGCCGCGCTTCGAACGCGACGAGTTCATTTATGGCAAAGACCGGCTGGTGGAGCCCGTGACGCCGGACAACCGCTCGAAACGCGGCATCCAGCTCACGCCGGAGCAGGCCGACAAGCTGCGGGCTCAAATGCAGACGGTTTAA
- a CDS encoding NADH-quinone oxidoreductase subunit J, with the protein MSPLFLFLSFVALLSALGVVLAKNPVHSVLFLILTFFTLSGHYLLLNAQFLAAVNIIVYAGAIMVLFLFVIMFLNLNEDTEPHKPALAKIAATIAGGSLLLILVAALRNVNPAGYDPTSFDSQIGMVDRLGLVLFQQYALPFELASILLLAAMVGSVMLGKRETGERNF; encoded by the coding sequence ATGTCCCCTCTCTTCCTCTTTCTCTCGTTCGTGGCCCTGCTGAGTGCACTGGGCGTGGTGCTGGCCAAAAACCCAGTGCACAGCGTCCTGTTCCTCATCCTCACGTTCTTCACGCTCTCCGGTCACTACCTGTTGCTGAACGCGCAGTTTCTGGCCGCGGTGAACATCATTGTGTACGCCGGCGCCATCATGGTGCTGTTCCTGTTCGTGATTATGTTCCTGAACCTGAACGAGGACACGGAGCCCCATAAGCCCGCCCTGGCTAAAATTGCGGCCACCATTGCCGGCGGCTCGTTGCTGCTGATTCTGGTAGCGGCCCTGCGCAACGTGAACCCTGCGGGTTACGACCCGACTAGCTTCGACTCGCAGATTGGCATGGTGGACCGGTTGGGTTTGGTGCTGTTTCAGCAGTACGCACTGCCGTTTGAGCTGGCTTCCATCCTGCTGCTGGCGGCCATGGTGGGCTCGGTGATGCTGGGC